The Pecten maximus chromosome 11, xPecMax1.1, whole genome shotgun sequence genome has a segment encoding these proteins:
- the LOC117337218 gene encoding mitochondrial inner membrane protein OXA1L-like, which yields MAALRHVRVGSKSRWINLLAGQNSSGHFLEATLTDGALNTIQKRWLHPANFKNCHATGSRSRLLSAGLISSQYGARPTWSVISAHRLRYNSTEAAKTTADASGYILEPPALPDIIDVSQTVNALGEPSLASMGLGSYWPPGLYQQGLEYLHVGIGLPWWEAIVLSTVIVRVLSFPLLVMSQRFITNSLNHKPEMDRIQAKLSEAKINGNVQEYAIRQMEMKKFMRKTNSNPLKTMMYPMMQMPIFLSVFIGLRKMAYYPVESMSTGGVFWFSDLTVSDPYFILPVITSATLLLSIELGSEGISSKSGPAAGRYFMRAIPLIMVPIMMTFPAALNGYWLTSNVCGLVLASILRQKDIRKFFKIPQKIIHPKQTGEKKSFKQFINEAWSDSRRKRLAMNKEREKREHFKKAGAGPLTKTYATDPTIKKKVNRKVL from the exons ATGGCGGCCCTTCGGCATGTGCGTGTTGGTTCGAAGTCAAGGTGGATAAATTTGCTGGCAGGTCAGAACTCAAGCGGACATTTCCTCGAAGCTACTCTAACAGACGGTgcattaaat ACCATCCAGAAAAGATGGCTTCATCCAGCAAATTTCAAGAACTGCCATGCCACTGGGTCTCGAAGCAGACTCCTAAGTGCAGGGCTAATATCGAGCCAATATGGTGCCAGACCAACCTGGAGTGTGATTTCAGCTCATAGACTGAGATACAACAGCACCGAGGCAGCCAAG ACAACTGCTGATGCTTCTGGGTACATACTGGAACCGCCAGCTTTACCTGATATCATTGATGTATCACAGACTGTGAATGCATTGGGGGAACCAAGCCTGGCTAGTATGGGACTCGGTAGTTACTGGCCTCCAGGCCTATATCAACAAGGTCTTGAATATCTTCATGTTGGCATTGGTTTACCATGGTGGGAAGCAATAGTTTTAT CCACTGTTATAGTAAGGGTGCTGTCCTTCCCGTTGTTGGTTATGTCACAAAGATTTATCACAAACAGTCTGAACCATAAACCTGAGATGGATCGAATCCAGGCAAAACTCTCTGAAGCCAAAATAAATGGAAATGTTCAAGAAT ATGCAATCAGACAAATGGaaatgaaaaagttcatgagGAAAACAAATTCCAACCCTTTGAAGACTATGATGTACCCAATGATGCAG ATGCCAATTTTTTTATCAGTGTTCATTGGTCTGAGGAAAATGGCCTATTATCCAGTGGAGAGTATGTCGACTGGAGGTGTTTTCTGGTTTAGTGATCTAACCGTGTCGGATCCCTACTTCATCCTGCCAGTTATCACCTCGGCAACACTCCTTCTGTCAATAGAG ttggGTAGTGAAGGGATTTCCAGTAAGTCTGGACCTGCTGCTGGAAGGTATTTCATGAGAGCCATTCCACTTATCATGGTTCCCATTATGATGACTTTCCCAGCG GCGTTGAATGGCTATTGGCTTACATCAAATGTGTGTGGCCTGGTACTTGCATCAATTCTAAGACAAAAGGACATTCGAAAGTTTTTCAAAATCCCACAAAAAATTATTCACCCAAAACAAACAGGAGAAAAAAAGTCTTTCAAGCAGTTTATTAATGAAG CTTGGTCTGATAGTAGAAGGAAGCGGTTAGCGATGaataaagagagagagaaaagggAACATTTTAAGAAAGCTGGAGCAGGACCTTTAACAAAAACTTATGCAACTGATCCGACTATAAAGAAGAAAGTAAATCGGAAGGTGCTTTAG